Proteins from a single region of Mucilaginibacter daejeonensis:
- a CDS encoding DUF4175 family protein, translating to MRSADNYSMLIDKVNAFTRKYYLNGLLRGLIFLAAGIFTGYITITLLEYFGNFDTVLRTILFYAFILINLLLLVWLVVPSLMAYLQLGRTLTHDEAAQMIGQHFGDVKDKLLNTLQLKKQAAQDPERRALIEASIDQKITMLSPVSFPLAIDLKQNKRYLKWVALPLGMIIIVAFAAPAILTESTKRLIHHDRYFAPLAPFKFVVMNPSLQVMQGADLKLDIKLDGNDLPANAYIQIGKNTFKLEKDNISRFHYLFTGLQQTTLFRITANGYYSPMYQVQVSLKPSLLSADVELVYPSYLHKASEKLSNAGDLTVPVGTVVKWQLHAQNAQNVLFKINDRSEQLSGNDQGVFTYTAKVVKSTTYGITPVADKHRSGDMANYRINIINDEMPAIEVNEKQDSISTKAIYFSGNVRDDHGFTSLTFHYSTSAAGERPKTFARQIKSDLQGTQATFFHYWDIKDLPLTPGSQVTYYFEVADNDGVSGPKKVRSPERTLQVPTKSEMSQQLNANTQAIKQKMRSAIKLAGEVERDAQKLDQLLLNKSSLSFEEKKQIEDLLRKRTELDQLVKDLQAENKKDQYQRQEDQQQSTDLQQKQKQIQDLLNNVMDERSQEILKKLQQLLDQEQKEGTRDQLSKMQNDNRSLKKELDRMLELYKQLDLEQKIDRTVDDINDLANDEQKLSEETKRPGANQQELQKKQEQLKQRFNDIKKTINDIDKANQQLERKNNFDKQDKEQQGIEEKMNESDQQLQKNDKQKAASSQQQASQQMKQMAQKMQQNEQDSEQEDNAADAQQLRELLKTLVSSSFEQEKVMQNFRGMNPNDPAYVLNAQKQKDIKDNLRTAEDTLYALSRRIPQIQATVNQEVNNINDHIDKALESLGDRRTPEANRNQQYAMTAMNNLALMLSEALDQMQNAKSGSSGKSKQKSSMQQLSQMQQRLNQNMQKMREQMKQQGNQGQSAKGQGQQGQSLSEQMARMARQQQDIRQRLQQLSRDQRKDGSGKPGDLEKISKQMEQTEIDLVNKKITEESLNRQQNIQSRLLEAEKAEQEREQDKQRESKAGRNTPPGYIKALQSYEQQKVKQTEQIRTVPSVLNLYYKQKIKRYFEQLDAK from the coding sequence ATGCGGTCTGCCGACAATTACTCCATGCTGATCGATAAGGTAAATGCGTTCACACGCAAATATTACCTTAACGGCCTGTTGCGTGGCCTCATCTTCCTGGCGGCAGGTATCTTCACCGGTTACATCACGATCACTTTGCTGGAATATTTTGGCAACTTCGATACCGTTCTGCGTACTATTCTTTTTTATGCGTTCATTCTGATCAACTTGTTGCTGCTTGTATGGCTGGTGGTGCCGTCATTGATGGCTTATCTGCAATTAGGTCGTACCCTTACACATGATGAGGCCGCACAAATGATCGGTCAGCACTTTGGCGATGTAAAAGATAAACTGCTTAACACGCTACAGTTAAAGAAACAAGCCGCACAAGACCCTGAACGGCGCGCATTGATCGAGGCCAGCATCGATCAAAAGATCACCATGCTAAGCCCGGTAAGCTTTCCGCTGGCTATCGACCTAAAGCAGAACAAGCGCTACCTCAAGTGGGTGGCATTGCCATTAGGTATGATCATTATTGTGGCTTTTGCCGCGCCCGCCATCCTGACCGAAAGTACCAAGCGGCTCATTCATCACGATCGATATTTTGCTCCACTGGCACCGTTCAAATTCGTGGTCATGAATCCTTCATTACAGGTAATGCAGGGCGCCGATCTTAAACTCGATATCAAGCTCGATGGCAATGATCTGCCGGCCAATGCCTACATTCAGATCGGGAAGAATACGTTCAAACTCGAAAAAGACAATATTTCGAGGTTCCACTATCTTTTCACTGGTCTGCAACAAACCACCTTATTTCGGATCACGGCTAATGGATATTATTCGCCCATGTATCAGGTACAGGTAAGCTTGAAGCCATCGTTGCTTAGTGCTGATGTCGAACTTGTTTACCCGTCCTACTTGCACAAAGCGAGTGAGAAGTTAAGCAATGCCGGCGATCTCACTGTCCCGGTAGGCACAGTGGTCAAATGGCAGTTACATGCTCAGAACGCACAAAACGTTCTTTTTAAGATCAATGACCGGTCTGAGCAGCTTAGTGGCAATGATCAGGGCGTATTCACATATACAGCAAAAGTGGTCAAAAGTACCACCTATGGTATCACACCTGTTGCGGATAAACACCGTTCAGGCGATATGGCTAACTATCGCATCAACATTATCAATGATGAGATGCCGGCCATTGAGGTGAATGAAAAGCAAGACTCTATCAGCACCAAGGCGATCTATTTCAGTGGCAACGTGCGCGATGATCATGGCTTTACCTCGTTGACCTTCCATTACAGTACATCAGCAGCTGGTGAAAGGCCAAAAACTTTCGCCAGACAAATTAAATCCGATCTGCAAGGCACACAAGCAACGTTCTTCCATTATTGGGATATCAAGGATCTGCCGCTAACGCCTGGTAGCCAGGTGACCTATTACTTTGAGGTGGCCGATAATGACGGTGTATCGGGACCCAAAAAGGTACGCTCGCCCGAACGGACCTTGCAGGTACCCACTAAAAGCGAAATGAGCCAGCAATTGAACGCTAATACCCAAGCGATCAAGCAAAAGATGCGGTCGGCCATTAAACTGGCAGGCGAGGTAGAACGCGACGCCCAAAAACTCGATCAGCTACTATTGAATAAAAGCTCACTGAGCTTTGAAGAAAAGAAACAGATCGAGGATCTTTTACGCAAGCGCACTGAGCTTGATCAACTGGTGAAGGACCTGCAGGCCGAGAACAAGAAAGATCAATATCAGCGCCAGGAGGATCAGCAACAAAGCACTGACCTGCAACAGAAACAAAAACAGATCCAAGACCTGCTCAATAACGTGATGGACGAACGGTCGCAGGAGATATTGAAAAAATTGCAGCAATTGCTGGATCAGGAGCAAAAAGAAGGCACGCGTGATCAACTGTCTAAAATGCAGAACGACAACCGGTCCTTAAAAAAGGAATTGGACCGTATGCTGGAGCTTTATAAGCAACTAGACCTTGAACAAAAGATCGACAGAACGGTGGACGATATCAATGATCTGGCCAATGATGAGCAAAAGTTATCAGAAGAGACCAAGCGCCCCGGCGCTAACCAGCAGGAGTTACAAAAAAAGCAGGAACAGCTCAAACAACGCTTCAATGATATCAAAAAGACGATCAATGACATAGATAAAGCTAACCAGCAGCTCGAACGCAAGAACAACTTTGATAAGCAGGATAAGGAGCAGCAAGGCATCGAAGAGAAAATGAACGAGAGCGACCAGCAACTGCAGAAGAACGATAAGCAGAAAGCCGCAAGTTCACAGCAACAAGCTTCACAGCAAATGAAGCAAATGGCACAAAAAATGCAGCAAAACGAACAAGATAGCGAACAGGAAGATAATGCTGCCGATGCCCAGCAACTGCGAGAGTTGCTTAAAACACTGGTGAGCAGTTCGTTCGAGCAGGAAAAGGTGATGCAGAACTTTAGAGGTATGAACCCTAATGACCCTGCTTACGTGTTGAACGCTCAAAAACAAAAGGATATAAAAGATAACCTGAGAACGGCCGAAGACACGCTTTATGCCCTAAGCAGGCGTATACCGCAGATCCAGGCCACTGTTAACCAAGAAGTAAACAATATAAATGACCATATCGATAAAGCGTTAGAAAGCCTTGGCGACCGGCGTACGCCAGAAGCTAACCGTAACCAGCAATATGCCATGACGGCCATGAATAACCTTGCCCTAATGCTTAGCGAAGCGCTTGATCAGATGCAGAACGCCAAAAGCGGAAGCAGCGGTAAGAGCAAACAAAAGAGTTCGATGCAGCAGCTTAGCCAAATGCAGCAACGCCTCAACCAAAACATGCAAAAGATGCGCGAGCAAATGAAGCAACAAGGTAACCAGGGGCAGAGCGCAAAAGGCCAGGGGCAGCAAGGCCAAAGCCTGAGCGAACAAATGGCCCGTATGGCCCGGCAGCAGCAGGATATCCGGCAGCGTTTACAACAACTTAGCCGTGATCAGCGTAAGGACGGATCAGGTAAACCGGGAGATCTGGAAAAGATCTCAAAACAAATGGAACAAACGGAGATCGATCTCGTAAACAAGAAGATCACGGAGGAGTCGTTAAACAGGCAGCAAAATATCCAGTCGCGTTTATTGGAGGCCGAAAAGGCCGAACAAGAGCGGGAACAGGACAAGCAACGGGAAAGTAAGGCAGGGAGGAACACTCCGCCGGGGTATATAAAAGCTTTACAGAGCTACGAACAGCAAAAAGTAAAGCAGACCGAACAGATAAGAACTGTACCTTCTGTTCTGAATTTATACTATAAACAAAAAATTAAACGTTACTTTGAGCAACTTGATGCAAAATAA
- a CDS encoding site-specific integrase, which translates to MASLAIVLNTTYKLSNGEYAVALRVTHERKQKYYAISTLVTDNAFTFKCSTKDWIAAGAEDNGLGKFRRSFTNYKECNELLRQKLNDAHRILKRYEDTNTMFSFQGFEVDLKNKPQLVVHGKSTVTVDMRIHEYYNQHIKILEEQGRVGLAGLYLEVQNILKKFKPNALLSDVNIRFLESFEYWMRNIRGNKDTTISVKMRNLQRVVNQAIDEKLFKQESYPFGERKYSINKRLNSKTKKIAITLDKIGKLRSLTLEPESALHLAQQMFLFSYYSRGMNFIDMSYLTWNDISETHINYTRRKTGGQFEIPFNEHNLEILNYYKAHHRVIGNFVFPIFDLAIHKTLKQQYTRKKTALKAVNDNLKKLAAMIGEPNLKLTTNVGRHTYATGLKRSGANTSYISEALGHATEEQTQTYLDSFERGAIESWEKKMFES; encoded by the coding sequence ATGGCTTCATTAGCTATTGTTCTCAACACAACTTACAAATTATCAAACGGTGAGTATGCCGTTGCGTTACGGGTTACTCACGAAAGGAAACAAAAGTATTATGCTATAAGTACTTTGGTTACCGACAATGCCTTCACTTTTAAATGTTCAACTAAAGATTGGATAGCCGCAGGTGCAGAAGATAATGGTTTGGGCAAGTTTCGCAGATCATTCACAAACTATAAAGAATGTAATGAGCTACTTAGGCAAAAGCTTAACGATGCTCATCGAATTCTTAAACGTTACGAAGACACCAACACCATGTTCTCATTCCAAGGGTTTGAAGTAGACTTAAAGAATAAACCTCAGTTAGTGGTTCATGGAAAGTCAACGGTAACCGTTGACATGCGAATACATGAGTATTACAACCAGCACATTAAGATTCTGGAAGAGCAAGGTCGGGTGGGTCTTGCAGGTCTTTATCTTGAGGTCCAAAACATTTTAAAGAAATTCAAGCCCAATGCGCTACTCTCAGATGTAAACATAAGATTTCTAGAAAGCTTTGAGTATTGGATGAGGAACATACGAGGTAACAAGGACACTACCATCAGCGTTAAGATGCGTAACCTGCAACGGGTGGTTAATCAAGCAATAGATGAAAAGCTGTTCAAACAAGAGAGCTACCCGTTTGGTGAAAGGAAGTATAGTATCAACAAACGGTTGAACAGCAAGACGAAGAAGATTGCTATAACACTTGATAAGATAGGTAAGCTCAGGAGCCTTACGCTCGAACCTGAGTCCGCACTGCATTTAGCACAGCAAATGTTCCTATTTAGTTATTACAGTAGAGGTATGAACTTCATTGACATGAGCTATCTTACTTGGAACGATATATCTGAAACCCATATCAATTACACAAGACGTAAGACAGGCGGGCAATTTGAAATTCCATTCAATGAACACAATTTAGAGATTCTTAACTATTACAAAGCACACCATCGTGTTATAGGTAACTTTGTGTTCCCAATCTTCGATCTTGCTATTCATAAGACCTTAAAGCAACAGTATACACGTAAGAAAACAGCACTTAAAGCAGTGAATGATAACTTAAAGAAGCTTGCTGCAATGATAGGTGAACCTAATCTTAAACTCACTACAAACGTAGGGAGGCACACTTATGCAACAGGTTTGAAGCGTTCAGGTGCTAATACAAGTTATATCTCAGAAGCATTAGGTCATGCGACTGAAGAGCAAACGCAAACGTATCTTGATAGCTTTGAAAGAGGCGCTATTGAGAGTTGGGAGAAGAAGATGTTTGAGTCGTAA